A window of Agrobacterium vitis genomic DNA:
CGGATTTTTCGGGCCCGCTCCTTGCTAGGACGAAACAGTCAATCTCACGTGCTCTTGCATCGGGAGGGCGATGACCGTTTCAGGCCATCGCCGATCAGGATCAATCCTCCCAATGCACATCCGTCAGAACATTGGCGGGGATCGGTTCGTTTTCCCACAAGCCCTTGATCTTCTTGTTCCACACGCCAAGCTTCGGCATGACGAACAGATAGAGCGCCGGTACGTCCTCCGCCAGGATCTGTTGCGCCTGACCGTAAAGTGTGGCCTGAGCCGCCGGATCGGATGTGGCCTGGATTTTCTTGATCGTCTCGTTGAAGACCGGGTTCTTATAGTTGAAATAATAGGGGTCGCGGGCATAGATATCGATATCCATTGGCTCGGCATGAGCAACGATGGTCATGTCGTAATCCGTACCCTTGAACACGTCCGACACCCATTTTCCCGGAAACTCGGTGGGCTCTATCGTCATCGTCACGCCGATTTCGGCCAGCATGGCCTGCATGATTTCGGCGCTGCGTGGCGCATAGGTCATTTGCGGGGTCTTGATGGTGAAGCTGAACCCATTCGGATAACCCGCTTCCTCCAGAAGCGCCTTGGCCTTTTCCGGGTTATAGGGCAGAACCTTGGTGGTATCGATATAACCCGGATCGTTCGGCGTATAATGGCTGCCGATCACAGTGCCGTAGCCGGACCAGGCCCCCTCCACCAGCGTCGAGCGGTCTATGGCCATCATCAGCGCCTGACGCACGCGCTTGTCGTTGAACGGCTTGCGGGTGTTGTTCATACCCGCCACGACCTTCAATTCGGTATTACCAACAACAGTCGCAAGCTTGGCGTCATCCTTGAAACTGTCCATCAGTTCTGGCGCGCTAAACTCTGGGAAGGCATCGACGCCGCCGGATTTCAGTGCCGCCGCCTGGGCCTGGGCATCGGGAATGAAACGGAACACCACCTTGTCGAGGCCAAGCTTCACCTGCTTGTTCCAGTAATCAGGATTGGCAGCAAGCTCGACCCTGTCGCCCTTGTTCCAGCTGACGAATTTGAACGGGCCTGTGCCGATGGGATTGGTCTTGTCATCAGCAGCACTTTTCGGCGCCACCATCACGGAAGCAGGCCAACCCAGCCAGTAGAGCAGCGAGCCCGCCGGTTCCTTCAGTTTCAAGACTAGCGTTGCCTTGTCCGGCGTCTCGATGCTGTCGATGGCGCTGAAAAACCGTTTCTGGCCATTGGTCGAGTCCGGGCCACGCGCCCGGTCGAGCGTGAATTTCGCCACGGAGGAATCAAACGCCTCACCATCGTGGAACGTCACGCCCTCCTGGAGCTTGAATGTGTAGGTGAGGCCGTCGGGGGAGATCTCCCAGCTTTTCGCCAGTTGCGGCACGATCTTGCCGTCACGGTCGATGGCAACCAGCCCTTCAAAAATATTCTGCCAGGTCACCTGGCCGATGGCCACAGGGGCTGCCACCGTCGGATCAAGCCCGGTCGGCTCGATATTCATGCCGAGTGTCAACGTCCTCTGGGCAGCCGCCGCCAGGCCGGGACCGACAAGCGACACCGTCGTCGCCGCCAGCGTCATCAACGCGATACGGCGCAAAGTGCCCGGCTTGAAAAAGCGTGCATGAACCATCGTCAAATTCCCCTTCGTGAACGCTCGTTTTCCGTGTTTACCACGGGTGGCGTCATTGCCGAAAATACTGTCATTAAGCAAGCAACCACACAATGCGGTTTTTTGTGTTC
This region includes:
- a CDS encoding ABC transporter substrate-binding protein, which encodes MTLAATTVSLVGPGLAAAAQRTLTLGMNIEPTGLDPTVAAPVAIGQVTWQNIFEGLVAIDRDGKIVPQLAKSWEISPDGLTYTFKLQEGVTFHDGEAFDSSVAKFTLDRARGPDSTNGQKRFFSAIDSIETPDKATLVLKLKEPAGSLLYWLGWPASVMVAPKSAADDKTNPIGTGPFKFVSWNKGDRVELAANPDYWNKQVKLGLDKVVFRFIPDAQAQAAALKSGGVDAFPEFSAPELMDSFKDDAKLATVVGNTELKVVAGMNNTRKPFNDKRVRQALMMAIDRSTLVEGAWSGYGTVIGSHYTPNDPGYIDTTKVLPYNPEKAKALLEEAGYPNGFSFTIKTPQMTYAPRSAEIMQAMLAEIGVTMTIEPTEFPGKWVSDVFKGTDYDMTIVAHAEPMDIDIYARDPYYFNYKNPVFNETIKKIQATSDPAAQATLYGQAQQILAEDVPALYLFVMPKLGVWNKKIKGLWENEPIPANVLTDVHWED